One part of the Algibacter sp. L1A34 genome encodes these proteins:
- the rpsT gene encoding 30S ribosomal protein S20 produces the protein MANHKSALKRIRSNESKRLVNKYKHKTTRNAIKKLRELTDKSEAETLYPSVVSMLDRLAKTNVIHANKAANLKSGLAKHVASL, from the coding sequence ATGGCAAATCACAAGTCAGCATTAAAGAGAATCAGAAGTAACGAATCTAAAAGATTAGTTAATAAGTATAAGCATAAGACTACTCGTAATGCTATTAAGAAATTACGTGAGTTAACTGATAAGAGTGAAGCTGAAACTTTATATCCTTCAGTGGTATCTATGTTAGATAGATTAGCTAAAACAAACGTTATTCATGCTAACAAAGCAGCTAACCTAAAATCTGGTTTAGCAAAACATGTTGCATCACTTTAA
- a CDS encoding exosortase/archaeosortase family protein: MLNLKSILKDIPLPIRLFLGKALLLFIIWKVIYSGFMYDSQYLDHPLTTHVAEASASLLNNIGMSGFTSKREKTTIVFEGAGTISHLSAIYHDDYKTLNIANACNGLEIFVLYIGFIICMPSTFWRKTKYIVLGILILDAINILRCVGLIYLIEYFEVYFDFAHHYLFKAMVYTTTLIIWGYFARKIHLKNETVQIG, from the coding sequence ATGCTAAATCTTAAATCTATACTAAAAGATATTCCATTACCAATAAGGCTTTTTCTAGGAAAAGCCTTATTGCTTTTTATAATATGGAAGGTTATTTATTCTGGATTTATGTATGACTCTCAATACTTAGATCACCCCTTAACAACACACGTTGCCGAAGCCTCTGCCTCATTATTAAATAACATAGGCATGAGTGGTTTTACCAGCAAAAGAGAAAAGACTACTATTGTTTTTGAAGGAGCTGGAACAATTAGTCATCTTTCAGCAATTTATCACGACGATTACAAAACATTAAACATTGCCAATGCTTGTAATGGCTTAGAGATTTTTGTACTATACATTGGTTTTATTATTTGCATGCCTTCAACTTTTTGGAGAAAAACTAAATATATTGTTTTAGGTATTTTAATACTAGATGCCATAAATATATTAAGATGTGTTGGACTTATATATCTAATAGAATATTTTGAGGTCTATTTCGATTTTGCTCATCACTACCTTTTTAAAGCGATGGTTTATACCACTACATTAATAATTTGGGGTTACTTTGCCCGTAAAATTCATTTAAAAAATGAAACTGTACAAATCGGATAA
- a CDS encoding PID-CTERM protein-sorting domain-containing protein, with translation MNATTAVSVVESPTTVALTSIHFTSIALIGNRPDKKKRPVRCKKCHRPHKGKCNGGGSTPSVPLDGGLGFLMLGAAAFGVKKLRRKKDAKS, from the coding sequence ATGAATGCTACTACAGCTGTTAGTGTAGTAGAATCTCCAACAACTGTTGCGCTAACTTCAATACACTTTACCTCTATTGCCTTAATCGGTAACAGGCCTGATAAAAAAAAGAGACCAGTAAGATGCAAAAAATGTCACAGACCTCACAAAGGAAAGTGTAATGGTGGTGGTTCTACCCCTTCTGTGCCATTGGACGGAGGACTTGGTTTCTTAATGTTAGGAGCAGCTGCTTTTGGAGTTAAAAAATTACGTAGAAAAAAGGATGCTAAATCTTAA
- the rho gene encoding transcription termination factor Rho, translated as MFEISQLKEKKLTDLQEIAKKLNVPKYRSLKKLDLVYQILDTQAADPKAVDAVVAPAKPAEKTVADKPKPRKPRQRLQKPAPKAANIPAEEPQEAKQIAEPKAEEAKVEKDIAPKTDKVEAKTENKPKPRPRPQNERKNDNQPKPKPNPRPKPQPKRDQNNKNQKNGNVHSGSNGNKDSRNRYRDPDFEFDAIIESEGVLDIMQDGYGFLRSSDYNYLSSPDDIYVSQSQIRLFGLKVGDTVLGQVRPPKEGEKYFPLIKVSKINGQNPNVVRDRVAFEHLTPLFPQEKFNLAGRQSTISTRIMDLFAPIGKGQRGMIVSQPKTGKTMLLKDVANAIAANHPEVYQMILLIDERPEEVTDMQRNVRGEVIASTFDKEAHEHVKIANIVLEKAKRLVECGHDVVILLDSITRLARAYNSVQPASGKILSGGVDANALHKPKRFFGAARNIENGGSLTIIATALTETGSKMDEVIFEEFKGTGNMELQLDRKISNRRIFPAIDLTSSSTRRDDILLDANTIQRMWVMRKYLADMNPVEAMEFINERFKQTRNNEEFLVSMNG; from the coding sequence ATGTTTGAAATTTCACAATTAAAAGAAAAAAAGCTCACTGACTTACAGGAGATTGCAAAAAAACTGAACGTTCCAAAGTATCGTTCTTTAAAAAAATTAGATTTAGTTTATCAAATATTAGATACACAAGCCGCAGATCCAAAAGCAGTAGATGCCGTTGTTGCTCCTGCTAAACCTGCAGAAAAAACTGTAGCTGACAAACCGAAACCTAGAAAACCTAGACAACGTTTACAAAAGCCAGCTCCAAAGGCTGCTAACATACCTGCAGAGGAACCACAAGAAGCAAAACAAATAGCCGAACCAAAAGCGGAAGAAGCTAAAGTTGAAAAAGATATAGCCCCGAAAACAGATAAAGTAGAGGCTAAAACAGAAAATAAGCCTAAACCAAGACCTCGTCCACAAAACGAGCGAAAAAACGATAATCAGCCAAAACCAAAGCCTAACCCAAGGCCAAAGCCGCAACCAAAACGCGATCAAAATAACAAAAATCAGAAAAACGGTAACGTACATTCTGGGAGTAACGGGAATAAGGATAGTAGAAATCGCTATCGTGACCCTGATTTTGAGTTTGATGCTATTATTGAGAGTGAAGGTGTTTTAGATATTATGCAAGATGGGTATGGCTTTTTGCGCTCATCAGATTACAACTATTTATCATCACCAGATGATATATATGTATCGCAATCGCAAATTAGATTATTTGGTTTAAAAGTTGGTGATACCGTTTTAGGACAAGTACGCCCACCAAAAGAAGGTGAAAAATATTTCCCTTTAATTAAGGTTAGCAAAATTAACGGACAAAACCCAAATGTGGTTAGAGATCGTGTTGCTTTCGAACATTTAACACCTTTATTTCCACAAGAAAAATTTAATTTAGCAGGGCGTCAAAGTACGATTTCTACTAGAATAATGGATTTATTTGCACCTATAGGTAAAGGACAACGTGGTATGATTGTATCGCAACCAAAAACGGGTAAAACCATGTTACTTAAAGATGTTGCAAATGCCATTGCAGCAAACCACCCTGAGGTTTATCAAATGATTTTATTGATTGATGAACGCCCTGAAGAGGTTACAGATATGCAACGTAATGTACGTGGAGAAGTTATTGCTTCTACCTTTGATAAGGAAGCTCACGAGCATGTAAAAATTGCAAATATTGTTCTTGAAAAAGCAAAACGATTAGTAGAATGTGGTCACGATGTCGTGATTCTTTTAGATTCTATTACACGTTTAGCACGTGCATATAACAGTGTACAACCCGCTTCTGGTAAAATATTAAGTGGAGGTGTAGATGCTAATGCTTTACACAAACCAAAACGATTCTTTGGTGCGGCTCGTAACATAGAAAATGGAGGTTCGCTTACCATTATTGCTACTGCGCTTACAGAAACAGGTTCTAAAATGGACGAGGTGATTTTCGAAGAATTTAAAGGAACTGGTAATATGGAACTACAATTGGATAGAAAAATATCTAATCGTAGAATTTTCCCTGCTATCGATCTTACATCTTCAAGTACACGTCGCGACGATATTTTACTCGATGCTAACACCATACAACGTATGTGGGTAATGCGTAAATATCTAGCAGACATGAACCCTGTAGAAGCCATGGAATTTATAAACGAACGTTTTAAACAAACTAGAAACAACGAAGAATTCCTGGTCTCAATGAACGGATAA
- a CDS encoding DUF4293 domain-containing protein → MLQRIQTVYLLVSAGVSAGLIFVFNLWTTNAGEIVFAEDDMLYFGLFLGSTVLSLISILMFKNRQLQFVLGRLNIISNFILLGFFVYQLLKVSGETAVSEKGIGMLLPLVSIVLLALANKAIKKDEDLVKSVDRLR, encoded by the coding sequence ATGTTACAACGTATACAAACAGTTTATTTATTAGTGTCGGCAGGAGTATCTGCTGGATTAATTTTTGTGTTCAATTTATGGACTACAAACGCTGGTGAAATAGTATTCGCCGAGGACGACATGTTGTATTTTGGACTCTTCTTAGGTTCAACTGTATTATCTTTAATATCTATACTAATGTTTAAAAATAGGCAACTTCAATTTGTTTTGGGGAGGCTTAACATCATATCAAACTTTATTTTATTAGGATTTTTTGTGTATCAATTACTAAAGGTATCTGGAGAGACGGCGGTTTCTGAGAAAGGTATTGGGATGCTTCTCCCTCTTGTTTCTATCGTGTTGTTGGCATTAGCCAATAAGGCCATCAAGAAAGATGAAGATCTCGTAAAATCTGTAGATCGATTACGATAA
- a CDS encoding metallophosphoesterase family protein yields the protein MKKILLLSDTHSYIDDDVLKYVKQADEVWHAGDIGDLKVTDAIKELKPLRGVYGNIDDAKIRGEFPEHNRFMCEEVDVWITHIGGYPPKYNLRVIEEIRKNPPKIFISGHSHILKVMPDKKLNILHMNPGAIGKHGFHKVRTMLRFTIDGKKIDNLEVVEFAK from the coding sequence ATGAAAAAGATATTACTCCTTTCGGATACCCATAGTTATATAGATGATGATGTTTTAAAATATGTAAAACAAGCCGATGAAGTTTGGCATGCCGGAGATATTGGCGATTTAAAAGTAACCGATGCTATAAAGGAATTAAAACCTTTAAGAGGTGTTTATGGCAATATTGATGATGCTAAAATACGTGGAGAGTTTCCAGAACATAATCGTTTTATGTGTGAAGAGGTTGATGTTTGGATTACGCATATTGGTGGCTACCCACCAAAATATAACTTGAGAGTTATTGAGGAAATAAGAAAAAATCCACCAAAAATATTTATTTCTGGGCATTCGCATATTTTAAAAGTAATGCCCGATAAAAAATTAAATATTTTACATATGAACCCTGGAGCGATTGGAAAACATGGCTTCCATAAAGTTAGAACTATGCTACGGTTTACTATTGATGGAAAAAAAATTGATAATTTAGAGGTTGTGGAATTTGCAAAGTAA
- the truA gene encoding tRNA pseudouridine(38-40) synthase TruA, giving the protein MRYFIELSYNGAAYHGWQIQPDAISIQEVLEKSLSLLLNTPISIMGAGRTDTGVHAKQMFAHFDFEGILDEVNLAFRLNSFLPQDVAIHDVFKVKKDAHTRFNAVSRTYLYRVALQKDVFSANDAYYVKQKLDIEKMKEAAKILLDYNDFQCFSKTKTNVKTYLCNIMKAEWTLVDGELHFIIKADRFLRNMVRAIVGTIINIGLDKISVEDLHRIIESKNRSKAGFSVPAHGLYLIEVEYPEDIKI; this is encoded by the coding sequence TTGCGATATTTTATAGAACTTTCATATAACGGTGCTGCTTATCATGGTTGGCAAATTCAGCCAGATGCTATTTCTATCCAAGAAGTTTTAGAAAAATCTTTATCTCTTTTATTGAATACACCAATTTCTATTATGGGTGCAGGCCGCACAGATACAGGGGTGCATGCTAAACAAATGTTTGCTCATTTTGATTTTGAAGGTATTCTAGATGAAGTTAATTTGGCTTTTAGACTTAATTCTTTTTTACCTCAAGATGTCGCCATTCATGATGTTTTTAAAGTAAAAAAGGATGCACATACGCGTTTCAATGCTGTTAGCAGAACGTATTTGTATCGTGTTGCTTTGCAAAAAGATGTATTTAGCGCCAACGATGCTTATTATGTAAAGCAAAAGTTAGATATTGAAAAAATGAAAGAAGCCGCTAAAATATTGTTGGATTACAACGATTTTCAGTGTTTTTCTAAAACTAAAACGAATGTAAAAACCTATTTGTGCAACATCATGAAAGCCGAATGGACTTTGGTAGATGGCGAATTGCATTTTATCATTAAAGCCGATCGTTTTTTACGAAATATGGTTCGAGCTATAGTTGGTACCATTATAAATATTGGTTTAGATAAAATCTCGGTAGAAGATTTACACCGTATTATAGAATCTAAAAATAGGAGTAAAGCCGGTTTTTCTGTTCCTGCACACGGCCTATATTTAATTGAAGTAGAATATCCAGAAGATATAAAAATATAA
- a CDS encoding ABC transporter ATP-binding protein, translating to MSKPKEKIFDVNLFKRLFTYIKPYNLVFVCLLVMVVLSAVLSAATPYLTKYAIDNSIAVKLADDFMFYVIIMLVVLILQTVVQLAFIYYAAWLGQNLVKDVRTKLFNHLLRFKMKYYDNSSVGVLITRSVTDMERIADIFGQGLFMIVKDLLTMLVVFCVMVSINVKLSLIVFIMLPLLLYATRVFQKVMKKAFEEVRTEVSNLNSFVQERLTGMKILQLFTREDTEFKKFKAINERHKKGWLKTVWYNSIFFPLADLSGSIAMGLVAWYGGLRVVLEASDVSQGDLIAFIMFIPMLFRPLRQIADKFNTLQMGMVAANRVFKVLDTTSQIDDHGTHIAEAFKGNIKFENVFFNYVEDEAVLKGISFDVKSGDTVAIVGATGAGKSTIINLLNRFYEIKDGVISVDGINIKDVTLESLRTQIAVVLQDVFLFADTILNNITLNNLEITEEQVHQAAKDIGIHDFIMSLPNGYHYNVKERGVMLSSGQRQLISFLRAYVTNPSILVLDEATSSVDSYSEQLIQNATDKITKGRTSIVIAHRLATVKKADKIIVMDAGKIVEQGTHAELLKKENGYYRNLYEVQFLKQDVA from the coding sequence ATGAGTAAACCCAAAGAAAAAATATTTGATGTTAACCTTTTTAAAAGGTTATTTACCTATATAAAACCATATAATTTGGTGTTTGTATGCTTACTAGTTATGGTTGTTTTATCTGCAGTGCTTAGTGCAGCAACACCTTATTTAACTAAGTATGCCATAGATAATAGTATTGCGGTAAAACTAGCCGACGATTTTATGTTTTATGTTATAATTATGCTGGTTGTTTTAATCCTTCAAACGGTTGTTCAGCTTGCATTTATTTATTACGCTGCGTGGTTAGGTCAGAATTTAGTGAAAGATGTGCGAACTAAACTATTCAATCATTTATTGCGTTTTAAAATGAAGTATTACGATAATTCTTCGGTTGGGGTGCTTATTACAAGGTCGGTTACCGATATGGAACGTATTGCCGATATCTTCGGGCAAGGTTTGTTTATGATTGTAAAAGATTTGCTAACCATGCTAGTTGTTTTCTGTGTTATGGTTTCAATAAACGTGAAATTAAGCCTTATTGTTTTCATCATGCTTCCTTTGTTATTATATGCTACACGTGTTTTTCAAAAAGTAATGAAAAAGGCTTTTGAAGAAGTTCGAACCGAAGTTTCTAACTTAAATTCCTTTGTTCAAGAGCGGTTAACAGGAATGAAGATTCTTCAGCTTTTCACGCGTGAAGATACCGAGTTCAAAAAGTTTAAAGCCATAAACGAGCGTCATAAAAAAGGATGGTTAAAAACCGTTTGGTATAACTCTATATTTTTCCCATTGGCAGATTTATCTGGTTCTATAGCAATGGGGTTAGTAGCATGGTATGGTGGCTTGCGTGTGGTTTTAGAGGCTAGTGATGTTTCGCAAGGTGATTTAATAGCCTTTATTATGTTTATTCCAATGTTGTTTAGACCATTACGCCAAATTGCGGATAAGTTTAATACGCTACAAATGGGTATGGTTGCTGCAAACCGCGTGTTTAAAGTATTAGATACTACTTCACAAATTGATGATCATGGTACACATATAGCCGAAGCGTTTAAAGGTAATATTAAGTTTGAAAACGTGTTTTTTAATTATGTTGAAGATGAAGCCGTACTAAAAGGTATTTCATTCGATGTAAAATCTGGAGATACCGTCGCTATTGTTGGAGCAACAGGAGCAGGGAAATCGACTATTATAAACTTGCTGAATCGTTTTTATGAAATTAAAGACGGCGTTATCTCTGTCGACGGTATAAATATAAAGGATGTAACCTTAGAATCTCTTCGAACTCAAATTGCTGTAGTTTTGCAAGATGTGTTTTTGTTTGCCGATACTATTTTAAATAATATCACTTTAAATAATCTAGAAATTACAGAAGAGCAAGTCCATCAAGCGGCTAAAGATATCGGTATTCATGATTTTATTATGTCTTTACCAAATGGCTATCATTATAACGTAAAAGAACGCGGTGTGATGCTTTCTTCTGGTCAACGTCAGCTTATTTCATTTTTACGTGCGTATGTCACTAATCCAAGTATTTTGGTTTTAGATGAAGCAACGTCGTCTGTCGATTCTTATTCAGAACAACTTATTCAAAATGCAACCGATAAGATCACTAAAGGAAGAACTTCAATTGTAATTGCCCATCGCTTAGCAACCGTTAAAAAGGCTGATAAAATTATTGTAATGGACGCTGGTAAAATTGTTGAGCAAGGCACGCACGCGGAACTTCTTAAAAAAGAAAATGGTTATTACAGGAACCTATATGAAGTTCAGTTTTTAAAGCAGGATGTGGCTTAA
- a CDS encoding DUF3667 domain-containing protein — MECRNCNHLISTESIFCNACGEKTTFKRLTVKSFIVDFFNQFLSIDNKLFKTFIDLFRKPDLVIDSYINGFRKTYVNVISYLGLSITLMGLQFFILKKFFPELLQYSAGLEQPEGFDISSVMDFITEYQSVITLVSIPVYSLISRFVFKKSKKYNIAEHFVIITYTSAHWFIISFFIILITLPFGLNFYNASQLISIPALFYMAYVYKKLYEFSWKSTILRTILYTVISFLFPMIIALIFGILYAAFYLKN, encoded by the coding sequence ATGGAATGTAGAAATTGTAACCATTTAATTTCTACAGAAAGTATATTCTGCAATGCTTGTGGCGAAAAAACAACTTTTAAACGACTTACTGTAAAATCGTTTATAGTAGATTTTTTTAATCAGTTTTTAAGTATTGATAATAAGCTTTTTAAAACTTTTATAGATTTATTTAGAAAGCCTGATTTGGTTATTGACAGCTATATTAACGGCTTCAGAAAAACATATGTAAATGTCATTTCTTATTTAGGGTTATCGATAACTCTTATGGGACTTCAGTTTTTTATTCTGAAGAAATTCTTCCCAGAACTATTACAATACAGCGCAGGACTTGAACAACCAGAAGGTTTCGATATTAGCAGTGTTATGGATTTCATTACAGAATATCAAAGTGTTATTACTTTGGTGTCTATTCCTGTATATTCCCTAATCTCAAGATTTGTATTTAAAAAGTCGAAAAAGTATAATATTGCAGAACATTTCGTGATTATAACCTATACTTCGGCACACTGGTTTATTATATCATTTTTCATTATTTTAATAACCTTACCTTTTGGATTAAACTTCTACAACGCATCGCAATTAATTTCTATTCCAGCCTTGTTTTATATGGCTTATGTTTACAAAAAGTTATATGAGTTTTCGTGGAAATCGACTATATTGAGAACTATTTTATACACCGTAATAAGTTTCCTTTTTCCGATGATTATAGCATTAATTTTCGGCATACTTTACGCAGCTTTTTATCTAAAAAATTAG
- a CDS encoding diadenylate cyclase gives MEIFNDLLNFKIVDIIDVILVAVLLYYVYKLTRGTVAINIFIGIIIIYFVWKLTEFLQMELLNGIFGGFMKVGIIALIVVFQPEIRKFLLMVGSTNFNGRRKFLQQFKFLKTETNTTTDVDVILSACNKMAMSKTGALIVFERSNNLDFIAASGDEMNIKVTQPIIESIFFKNSPLHDGAIIINDNIVKATRVILPVNNEKNIPQRFGLRHRAAIGVTEKTDALALAVSEETGHISYFKDGEFVVYKDNNELSAIIKKDLA, from the coding sequence TTGGAAATTTTTAATGACCTCTTAAACTTTAAAATTGTTGATATTATTGATGTAATTCTGGTAGCAGTGCTACTCTACTACGTTTATAAATTAACACGAGGCACGGTTGCCATCAATATTTTTATAGGAATTATTATCATTTATTTTGTTTGGAAACTTACCGAATTCCTTCAAATGGAATTACTTAATGGTATTTTTGGCGGCTTTATGAAAGTGGGAATTATTGCTTTAATTGTCGTCTTTCAGCCAGAAATAAGGAAATTTTTATTAATGGTAGGTTCTACCAATTTTAATGGTCGACGTAAATTTTTACAACAATTTAAATTCTTAAAAACAGAAACAAATACCACTACAGATGTTGATGTTATACTGTCTGCTTGTAACAAAATGGCAATGTCTAAAACTGGCGCCTTAATTGTTTTTGAACGCAGCAATAATTTAGATTTCATTGCTGCTTCGGGAGATGAAATGAATATAAAAGTAACTCAACCTATTATAGAAAGTATCTTTTTTAAAAATAGCCCATTACACGATGGAGCCATTATTATAAATGATAATATCGTAAAAGCGACACGAGTTATTCTTCCTGTAAATAATGAGAAAAATATTCCTCAACGCTTCGGACTACGTCATAGAGCTGCTATTGGAGTTACCGAAAAAACCGATGCTTTAGCTCTTGCTGTAAGTGAAGAAACCGGACATATTTCTTATTTTAAAGATGGTGAATTTGTTGTTTATAAAGATAATAATGAACTTAGTGCTATTATTAAAAAAGATCTAGCTTAA
- the folP gene encoding dihydropteroate synthase: MTINCKGTLIDLSSPKVMGILNLTPDSFYDGGQHKNEKSILKHAEKMLSEGATFIDIGAYSSRPNADHVSEKEELKRILPIVGLLLNEFPETLISIDTFRSEVAKQSIEAGAAIINDISAGMLDNNMLQTVANLHVPYIMMHMRGTPQTMQKQTNYDNLIKDILFYFSERLATTKQLGIVDVIVDPGFGFAKTLEQNFELLNKLELFNMLEKPLLVGVSRKSMIYKTLNNTAKEALNGTSVLNTVALQKNASILRVHDVKEAMETIKLIKSLNA, translated from the coding sequence ATGACCATTAATTGCAAAGGAACACTTATTGATTTATCATCGCCAAAAGTGATGGGTATTTTGAATTTAACACCCGACTCTTTTTACGATGGCGGACAGCATAAAAATGAAAAATCTATACTGAAACATGCCGAAAAAATGCTTTCTGAAGGTGCAACTTTTATCGACATTGGCGCTTACAGTTCTCGCCCAAATGCCGACCATGTTAGTGAAAAAGAAGAGTTAAAACGTATTTTACCAATTGTAGGTCTTCTTTTGAATGAATTCCCAGAAACCTTAATTTCCATTGACACCTTTAGAAGTGAAGTTGCTAAACAATCTATTGAAGCTGGTGCAGCAATAATCAACGATATTTCAGCAGGAATGCTAGATAACAATATGTTGCAAACAGTTGCTAATTTACATGTGCCATATATTATGATGCATATGCGCGGCACACCACAAACCATGCAAAAACAAACCAATTATGATAATTTGATAAAAGATATTTTATTCTATTTTTCTGAACGATTAGCGACTACAAAACAACTAGGTATTGTTGATGTTATAGTAGATCCTGGTTTTGGTTTTGCTAAAACTTTGGAACAAAATTTTGAATTATTGAATAAATTAGAATTATTCAACATGTTAGAAAAACCTTTGCTTGTTGGTGTATCTAGAAAATCTATGATTTACAAAACACTGAATAATACAGCTAAAGAAGCCTTAAATGGCACTTCTGTTTTAAATACAGTCGCTTTACAAAAAAACGCCTCTATTTTACGTGTTCATGATGTAAAGGAAGCTATGGAAACTATTAAACTTATTAAATCTTTGAATGCTTAA
- a CDS encoding DUF1599 domain-containing protein gives MPDTSKQYDAVINTCKSLFIKKMSDYGSAWRILRLPSLTDQIFIKAQRIRSLQQNDVRKVDEGEVSEFIGIINYSIMALIQLELGVVEQPDLSTEAATELYEKHISITKTLMENKNHDYGEAWRDMRVSSLTDLILQKLLRVKQIEDNKGKTLVSEGIDANYQDMINYAIFAMIHINQGE, from the coding sequence ATGCCAGATACTTCAAAACAATATGATGCCGTCATAAATACTTGTAAAAGTTTATTTATAAAAAAAATGAGCGATTACGGTAGTGCATGGCGCATATTACGTTTGCCTTCTTTAACCGATCAGATTTTTATTAAAGCACAACGTATTCGAAGTTTGCAGCAAAATGATGTTAGAAAGGTGGATGAAGGTGAGGTTAGTGAGTTTATTGGTATAATAAACTACTCGATTATGGCTCTTATTCAATTAGAACTAGGTGTAGTTGAGCAACCAGACTTATCTACAGAGGCGGCAACCGAATTGTACGAAAAGCATATTTCCATAACAAAAACTTTAATGGAAAATAAAAACCATGATTATGGGGAAGCTTGGCGAGATATGCGTGTGAGTAGTTTAACAGATTTAATTTTGCAGAAATTACTTCGTGTAAAACAAATTGAAGATAATAAAGGGAAGACTTTGGTTAGTGAGGGTATTGATGCTAATTATCAAGATATGATTAATTACGCCATTTTTGCGATGATTCATATAAATCAAGGAGAATAA
- a CDS encoding BT_3928 family protein codes for MKILVSLSRIFVGVLFIISGFVKLDDPLGFSYKLAEYFSPDVLNLPFLEPYALMVSVLVVVFEVVLGVFLLIGYKPKFTVWSLLLMIVFFSFLTFYSAYFDKVKDCGCFGDALKLTPWGTFTKDIVLLFFVLILFFGVKHIKPLFGNLGTTVLALLSFILSLWFGYHVLMHLPTIDFRAYKIGANIQEGMSVPEDAAKPVTEYYWKFKVNGEEKIITTNGSYPTVEGDFISVDTKEISAGYEPPIYDFSIESEDEDLTTKFLNEDNLLIVISYNLESMERGGAVKLKALQDEARRNGYKIIGLTASGNDVKQRIKEAYNIDFEFYLCDEKALKTVVRSNPGIIELDKGTIKQKLHWNDWDDLKLPKVERAPEPVKVENIAYFIDGDMSTKTEVEALDTETIEAVNVFKESNIELDSINQVNHSGFTSLVKVTLKK; via the coding sequence ATGAAAATTTTAGTAAGCCTAAGCCGTATATTCGTTGGCGTTTTATTTATTATATCTGGATTTGTAAAGCTGGATGATCCGTTAGGGTTTTCGTATAAATTAGCAGAATATTTTAGCCCAGATGTTTTAAATCTTCCGTTTTTAGAACCATATGCTTTAATGGTTTCTGTTTTAGTTGTAGTGTTTGAAGTTGTTTTAGGTGTGTTTCTTCTCATTGGTTATAAACCAAAATTTACAGTTTGGAGTTTACTTTTAATGATTGTTTTCTTCTCATTTCTAACTTTCTATTCGGCGTATTTTGATAAAGTAAAAGATTGTGGGTGCTTTGGAGATGCTTTAAAATTAACACCATGGGGAACCTTTACAAAAGATATTGTATTGCTATTCTTTGTTCTTATCCTGTTTTTTGGAGTAAAACATATAAAACCGCTTTTCGGAAATTTAGGAACAACTGTTTTAGCATTACTAAGTTTTATTCTTAGTTTATGGTTTGGTTACCATGTGTTAATGCACTTACCTACAATCGACTTTAGGGCTTACAAAATAGGAGCAAACATTCAAGAAGGTATGAGTGTGCCCGAAGATGCAGCAAAACCAGTAACAGAATATTATTGGAAATTTAAAGTTAACGGCGAAGAAAAAATAATAACAACTAATGGCTCTTACCCAACGGTAGAAGGTGATTTTATAAGTGTTGACACAAAAGAAATTTCCGCAGGATATGAACCACCAATTTATGATTTTTCGATTGAATCTGAAGATGAAGATTTAACTACTAAATTCCTAAATGAAGATAATTTACTAATAGTCATATCTTATAATTTAGAAAGTATGGAGCGCGGTGGAGCAGTAAAGTTAAAAGCTCTGCAAGATGAAGCAAGAAGAAATGGCTATAAAATTATAGGTTTAACAGCTTCTGGTAATGATGTTAAGCAACGTATAAAAGAAGCTTATAATATAGATTTCGAGTTCTATTTATGTGATGAAAAAGCTCTTAAAACAGTAGTGCGTTCTAATCCAGGAATTATTGAGTTGGATAAAGGAACCATTAAACAAAAATTACATTGGAACGATTGGGACGATTTAAAACTGCCTAAAGTAGAAAGAGCTCCCGAACCAGTAAAAGTTGAAAATATCGCATATTTTATAGATGGAGATATGTCTACTAAAACAGAAGTAGAAGCTTTAGATACCGAAACTATAGAAGCGGTGAATGTCTTTAAAGAAAGTAATATAGAATTAGACTCTATAAATCAAGTCAATCATAGTGGTTTTACAAGTTTAGTAAAAGTAACTTTGAAAAAGTAA